The following are encoded in a window of Camelus ferus isolate YT-003-E chromosome 20, BCGSAC_Cfer_1.0, whole genome shotgun sequence genomic DNA:
- the LOC102515744 gene encoding mutS protein homolog 5 isoform X10, whose amino-acid sequence MGLPSFLTEVAQKELENLDSRIPSCSVIYIPLIGFLLSIPRLPSMVETSDFEIEGLDFMFLSEEKLHYRSARTKELDALLGDLHCDIRDQETLLMHQLQCQVLARAAVLTRVLDLASRLDVLLALASAARDYGYSRPRYSPRLLGVRIQNGRHPLMELCARTFVPNSTECGGDKGRVKVITGPNSSGKSIYLKQVGLITFMALVGSFVPAEEAEIGAVDAIFTRIHSCESISLGLSTFMIDLNQVAKAVNNATEQSLVLIDEFGKGTNTVDGLALLAAVIRHWLALGPTCPHVFVATNFLSLVQLQLLPQGPLVQYLTMETCEDGNDLVFFYQVCEGVASASHASHTAAQAGLPDKLIARGKEVSDFIRSGKPIQPVKELLKEKQMEKTMGSRGRSGLPLVQAPYTVLLLPLETSHQDPGARSFFLWLQRMQALEREQDALWQGLELLEHSQAWYEGRLREAQQQQLRLGALGENFLTDSHSEPGSPQLAQIQKVNICLQNLIQGKFSPHPLNKDSSCATQDWKGRPRKQNLWQQQELTRQQKGVIRPKGEMAQPGYPEGRVGPTRV is encoded by the exons ATGGGACTTCCTAGTTTCCTCACTGAGGTCGCTCAGAAAGAACTGGAGAATCTGGATTCCCGTATTCCTTCATGCAGTGTCATCTACATCCCCCTG ATTGGCTTCCTTCTTTCTATTCCCCGCCTGCCTTCCATGGTGGAGACCAGTGACTTTGAGATTGAGGGTCTGGACTTCATG TTCCTCTCAGAGGAGAAGCTGCACTACCGTAGTGCTCGAACCAAAGAGCTGGATGCATTGCTGGGGGACCTGCACTGCGACATCCGGG ACCAGGAGACTCTGCTGATGCACCAGCTGCAGTGTCAGGTGTTGGCACGGGCGGCTGTCTTGACCCGGGTGTTGGACCTTGCCTCCCGCCTGGATGTCTTGTTGGCTCTCGCCAGTGCCGCTCGGGACTATGGCTACTCAAGGCCCCGTTACTCCCCCCGGCTTCTTGGGGTACGAATTCAGAATGGCAG GCATCCTCTGATGGAACTCTGTGCCCGAACCTTTGTGCCCAACTCCACAGAATGTGGGGGGGACAAAGGGAGGGTCAAAGTCATCACCGGACCCAACTCTTCAGGGAAGAGCATATACCTCAAACAG GTAGGCTTGATCACATTCATGGCCCTGGTGGGCAGCTTTGTGCCAGCAGAGGAAGCCGAAATCGGGGCAGTAGATGCCATCTTCACCCGAATTCACAGCTGCGAATCCATCTCCCTTGGCCTCTCCACCTTCATGATCGACCTCAACCAG GTGGCGAAAGCGGTGAACAATGCCACTGAGCAGTCTCTGGTCCTTATTGATGAATTCGGAAAGGGAACCAACACG GTGGATGGGCTCGCGCTTCTGGCCGCTGTGATCCGACACTGGCTGGCACTTGGACCCACGTGTCCCCACGTCTTCGTGGCCACCAACTTTCTGAGCCTCGTTCAGCTACAGCTGCTGCCACAGGGCCCCCTTGTGCAATATTTG ACCATGGAGACCTGTGAGGATGGGAACGACCTTGTCTTCTTCTATCAAGTGTGCGAAGGTGTTGCCAGTGCCAGCCATGCCTCCCACACAGCTGCCCAGGCTGGGCTTCCTGACAAACTCATTGCTCGTGGCAAGGAG GTCTCAGACTTCATCCGCAGTGGAAAACCCATCCAGCCTGTCAAGGAGCTGCTAAAGGAGAAGCAAATGGAAAA AACTATGGGGAGCCGGGGTCGCAGTGGGCTGCCCCTGGTGCAGGCCCCCTACACGGTTCTGCTGCTGCCACTGGAGACAAGCCACCAAGACCCAGGGGCCCGGAGCTTCTTCCTCTGG ctgcaGAGGATGCAGGCTCTGGAGAGGGAACAGGATGCCCTGTGGCAGGGGCTGGAGCTGCTGGAGCATAGCCAGGCCTGGTATGAGGGCCGCCTGAGGGAAGCCCAACAACAGCAGCTGCGTCTGGGGGCCCTTGGTGAG aattttctaaCAGATTCACACTCAGAGCCTGGCAGCCCCCAGTTAGCCCAGATTCAAAAGGTGAACATCTGTTTGCAGAATCTAATTCAGGGGAAG TTCTCTCCACATCCCTTGAACAAAGATAGTTCCTGCGCCACCCAAGACTGGAAGGGAAGGCCAAGGAAACAGAATTTGTGGCAGCAGCAG gaGCTGACAAGGCAGCAGAAAGGAGTCATTCGCCCAAAGGGGGAGATGGCTCAGCCAGGCTACCCCGAGGGACGGGTGGGCCCTACCCGTGTCTAA
- the LOC102515744 gene encoding mutS protein homolog 5 isoform X9 translates to MAQMLHRLLGHIKNVPLILKRMKLSHTKVSDWQVLYKTVYSALGLRDACRSLPQSIQLFRDIAQEFSDDLHHIASLIGKVVDFEGSLAENRFIVLPNIDPEIDEKKRRLMGLPSFLTEVAQKELENLDSRIPSCSVIYIPLIGFLLSIPRLPSMVETSDFEIEGLDFMFLSEEKLHYRSARTKELDALLGDLHCDIRDQETLLMHQLQCQVLARAAVLTRVLDLASRLDVLLALASAARDYGYSRPRYSPRLLGVRIQNGRHPLMELCARTFVPNSTECGGDKGRVKVITGPNSSGKSIYLKQVGLITFMALVGSFVPAEEAEIGAVDAIFTRIHSCESISLGLSTFMIDLNQVAKAVNNATEQSLVLIDEFGKGTNTVDGLALLAAVIRHWLALGPTCPHVFVATNFLSLVQLQLLPQGPLVQYLTMETCEDGNDLVFFYQVCEGVASASHASHTAAQAGLPDKLIARGKEVSDFIRSGKPIQPVKELLKEKQMEKTMGSRGRSGLPLVQAPYTVLLLPLETSHQDPGARSFFLWLQRMQALEREQDALWQGLELLEHSQAWYEGRLREAQQQQLRLGALGENFLTDSHSEPGSPQLAQIQKVNICLQNLIQGKFSPHPLNKDSSCATQDWKGRPRKQNLWQQQELTRQQKGVIRPKGEMAQPGYPEGRVGPTRV, encoded by the exons ATGGCTCAGATGCTGCATCGACTGCTGGGTCACATCAAGAACGTGCCT CTGATTCTTAAACGCATGAAGTTGTCCCACACCAAGGTCAGTGACTGGCAGGTTCTCTACAAG ACTGTGTACAGTGCCCTGGGCCTGAGGGATGCCTGCCGCTCCCTGCCCCAGTCCATTCAGCTCTTTAGGGACATTGCCCAAGAGTTCTCTGATGACCTACACCACATTGCCAGCCTCATTGGGAAAGTG GTAGACTTTGAGGGCAGTCTGGCTGAAAATCGCTTCATCGTCCTCCCCAACATAGATCCTGAAATTGATGAGA AAAAACGAAGGCTGATGGGACTTCCTAGTTTCCTCACTGAGGTCGCTCAGAAAGAACTGGAGAATCTGGATTCCCGTATTCCTTCATGCAGTGTCATCTACATCCCCCTG ATTGGCTTCCTTCTTTCTATTCCCCGCCTGCCTTCCATGGTGGAGACCAGTGACTTTGAGATTGAGGGTCTGGACTTCATG TTCCTCTCAGAGGAGAAGCTGCACTACCGTAGTGCTCGAACCAAAGAGCTGGATGCATTGCTGGGGGACCTGCACTGCGACATCCGGG ACCAGGAGACTCTGCTGATGCACCAGCTGCAGTGTCAGGTGTTGGCACGGGCGGCTGTCTTGACCCGGGTGTTGGACCTTGCCTCCCGCCTGGATGTCTTGTTGGCTCTCGCCAGTGCCGCTCGGGACTATGGCTACTCAAGGCCCCGTTACTCCCCCCGGCTTCTTGGGGTACGAATTCAGAATGGCAG GCATCCTCTGATGGAACTCTGTGCCCGAACCTTTGTGCCCAACTCCACAGAATGTGGGGGGGACAAAGGGAGGGTCAAAGTCATCACCGGACCCAACTCTTCAGGGAAGAGCATATACCTCAAACAG GTAGGCTTGATCACATTCATGGCCCTGGTGGGCAGCTTTGTGCCAGCAGAGGAAGCCGAAATCGGGGCAGTAGATGCCATCTTCACCCGAATTCACAGCTGCGAATCCATCTCCCTTGGCCTCTCCACCTTCATGATCGACCTCAACCAG GTGGCGAAAGCGGTGAACAATGCCACTGAGCAGTCTCTGGTCCTTATTGATGAATTCGGAAAGGGAACCAACACG GTGGATGGGCTCGCGCTTCTGGCCGCTGTGATCCGACACTGGCTGGCACTTGGACCCACGTGTCCCCACGTCTTCGTGGCCACCAACTTTCTGAGCCTCGTTCAGCTACAGCTGCTGCCACAGGGCCCCCTTGTGCAATATTTG ACCATGGAGACCTGTGAGGATGGGAACGACCTTGTCTTCTTCTATCAAGTGTGCGAAGGTGTTGCCAGTGCCAGCCATGCCTCCCACACAGCTGCCCAGGCTGGGCTTCCTGACAAACTCATTGCTCGTGGCAAGGAG GTCTCAGACTTCATCCGCAGTGGAAAACCCATCCAGCCTGTCAAGGAGCTGCTAAAGGAGAAGCAAATGGAAAA AACTATGGGGAGCCGGGGTCGCAGTGGGCTGCCCCTGGTGCAGGCCCCCTACACGGTTCTGCTGCTGCCACTGGAGACAAGCCACCAAGACCCAGGGGCCCGGAGCTTCTTCCTCTGG ctgcaGAGGATGCAGGCTCTGGAGAGGGAACAGGATGCCCTGTGGCAGGGGCTGGAGCTGCTGGAGCATAGCCAGGCCTGGTATGAGGGCCGCCTGAGGGAAGCCCAACAACAGCAGCTGCGTCTGGGGGCCCTTGGTGAG aattttctaaCAGATTCACACTCAGAGCCTGGCAGCCCCCAGTTAGCCCAGATTCAAAAGGTGAACATCTGTTTGCAGAATCTAATTCAGGGGAAG TTCTCTCCACATCCCTTGAACAAAGATAGTTCCTGCGCCACCCAAGACTGGAAGGGAAGGCCAAGGAAACAGAATTTGTGGCAGCAGCAG gaGCTGACAAGGCAGCAGAAAGGAGTCATTCGCCCAAAGGGGGAGATGGCTCAGCCAGGCTACCCCGAGGGACGGGTGGGCCCTACCCGTGTCTAA
- the LOC102515744 gene encoding DNA mismatch repair protein MutS isoform X11 produces MIDLNQVAKAVNNATEQSLVLIDEFGKGTNTVDGLALLAAVIRHWLALGPTCPHVFVATNFLSLVQLQLLPQGPLVQYLTMETCEDGNDLVFFYQVCEGVASASHASHTAAQAGLPDKLIARGKEVSDFIRSGKPIQPVKELLKEKQMEKTMGSRGRSGLPLVQAPYTVLLLPLETSHQDPGARSFFLWLQRMQALEREQDALWQGLELLEHSQAWYEGRLREAQQQQLRLGALGENFLTDSHSEPGSPQLAQIQKVNICLQNLIQGKFSPHPLNKDSSCATQDWKGRPRKQNLWQQQELTRQQKGVIRPKGEMAQPGYPEGRVGPTRV; encoded by the exons ATGATCGACCTCAACCAG GTGGCGAAAGCGGTGAACAATGCCACTGAGCAGTCTCTGGTCCTTATTGATGAATTCGGAAAGGGAACCAACACG GTGGATGGGCTCGCGCTTCTGGCCGCTGTGATCCGACACTGGCTGGCACTTGGACCCACGTGTCCCCACGTCTTCGTGGCCACCAACTTTCTGAGCCTCGTTCAGCTACAGCTGCTGCCACAGGGCCCCCTTGTGCAATATTTG ACCATGGAGACCTGTGAGGATGGGAACGACCTTGTCTTCTTCTATCAAGTGTGCGAAGGTGTTGCCAGTGCCAGCCATGCCTCCCACACAGCTGCCCAGGCTGGGCTTCCTGACAAACTCATTGCTCGTGGCAAGGAG GTCTCAGACTTCATCCGCAGTGGAAAACCCATCCAGCCTGTCAAGGAGCTGCTAAAGGAGAAGCAAATGGAAAA AACTATGGGGAGCCGGGGTCGCAGTGGGCTGCCCCTGGTGCAGGCCCCCTACACGGTTCTGCTGCTGCCACTGGAGACAAGCCACCAAGACCCAGGGGCCCGGAGCTTCTTCCTCTGG ctgcaGAGGATGCAGGCTCTGGAGAGGGAACAGGATGCCCTGTGGCAGGGGCTGGAGCTGCTGGAGCATAGCCAGGCCTGGTATGAGGGCCGCCTGAGGGAAGCCCAACAACAGCAGCTGCGTCTGGGGGCCCTTGGTGAG aattttctaaCAGATTCACACTCAGAGCCTGGCAGCCCCCAGTTAGCCCAGATTCAAAAGGTGAACATCTGTTTGCAGAATCTAATTCAGGGGAAG TTCTCTCCACATCCCTTGAACAAAGATAGTTCCTGCGCCACCCAAGACTGGAAGGGAAGGCCAAGGAAACAGAATTTGTGGCAGCAGCAG gaGCTGACAAGGCAGCAGAAAGGAGTCATTCGCCCAAAGGGGGAGATGGCTCAGCCAGGCTACCCCGAGGGACGGGTGGGCCCTACCCGTGTCTAA
- the LOC102515744 gene encoding mutS protein homolog 5 isoform X5, translating to MPDAPDHESLKLLQRVLDEIDPQSVVTSAKQDENMTRFLGKLASQEHREPKRPEIIFLPSVDFGLEISKQRLLSGNYSFIPDSMTATEKILFLSSIIPFDCLLTVRALGGLLKFLARRRIGVELEDCNVSVPILGFKKFVLTHLVSIDQDTYSVLQIFKSESHPSVYKVASGLKEGLSLFGSLPTPLPTGILNRCRCKWGEKLLRLWFTRPTQDLGELNSRLDVIQFFLLPQNLDMAQMLHRLLGHIKNVPLILKRMKLSHTKVSDWQVLYKTVYSALGLRDACRSLPQSIQLFRDIAQEFSDDLHHIASLIGKVVDFEGSLAENRFIVLPNIDPEIDEKKRRLMGLPSFLTEVAQKELENLDSRIPSCSVIYIPLIGFLLSIPRLPSMVETSDFEIEGLDFMFLSEEKLHYRSARTKELDALLGDLHCDIRDQETLLMHQLQCQVLARAAVLTRVLDLASRLDVLLALASAARDYGYSRPRYSPRLLGVRIQNGRHPLMELCARTFVPNSTECGGDKGRVKVITGPNSSGKSIYLKQVGLITFMALVGSFVPAEEAEIGAVDAIFTRIHSCESISLGLSTFMIDLNQVAKAVNNATEQSLVLIDEFGKGTNTVDGLALLAAVIRHWLALGPTCPHVFVATNFLSLVQLQLLPQGPLVQYLTMETCEDGNDLVFFYQVCEGVASASHASHTAAQAGLPDKLIARGKEVSDFIRSGKPIQPVKELLKEKQMEKTMGSRGRSGLPLVQAPYTVLLLPLETSHQDPGARSFFLWLQRMQALEREQDALWQGLELLEHSQAWYEGRLREAQQQQLRLGALGENFLTDSHSEPGSPQLAQIQKVNICLQNLIQGKFSPHPLNKDSSCATQDWKGRPRKQNLWQQQELTRQQKGVIRPKGEMAQPGYPEGRVGPTRV from the exons ATGCCAGATGCCCCAGACCATGAGAGCCTCaagctgctccaaagag TTCTGGATGAAATTGATCCCCAGTCTGTTGTTACGAGTGCCAAACAGGATGAGAATATGACTCGGTTTCTGGGGAAGCTTG CCTCCCAAGAGCACAGAGAGCCTAAGAGACCTGAAATCATATTTTTGCCCAGTGTGGATTTtg GTCTGGAGATAAGCAAACAGCGCCTCCTTTCTGGAAACTACTCCTTCATCCCGGACTCCATGACTGCCACTGAGAaaattctcttcctctcctccatcaTCCCCTTTGACTGCCTCCTCACG GTTCGAGCACTTGGAGGGCTGCTCAAGTTCCTGGCTCGAAGAAGAATCGGGGTTGAACTAGAAGACTGTAACGTCAGTGTGCCCATCCTGGGCTTTAAGAAATTTGTGTT GACCCACCTGGTGAGCATAGATCAAGACACTTACAG TGTTCTGCAGATATTTAAGAGTGAGTCTCATCCCTCGGTGTACAAAGTGGCCAGTGGACTCAAGGAGGGGCTCAGCCTCTTTG GCTCACTCCCTACCCCACTCCCAACAGGAATCCTCAACAGATGCCGCTGTAAGTGGGGAGAGAAATTGCTCAG GCTATGGTTCACACGTCCAACTCAGGACCTGGGGGAACTAAATTCCCGTCTGGATGTCATTCAGTTTTTCCTGTTACCCCAGAATCTGGACATGGCTCAGATGCTGCATCGACTGCTGGGTCACATCAAGAACGTGCCT CTGATTCTTAAACGCATGAAGTTGTCCCACACCAAGGTCAGTGACTGGCAGGTTCTCTACAAG ACTGTGTACAGTGCCCTGGGCCTGAGGGATGCCTGCCGCTCCCTGCCCCAGTCCATTCAGCTCTTTAGGGACATTGCCCAAGAGTTCTCTGATGACCTACACCACATTGCCAGCCTCATTGGGAAAGTG GTAGACTTTGAGGGCAGTCTGGCTGAAAATCGCTTCATCGTCCTCCCCAACATAGATCCTGAAATTGATGAGA AAAAACGAAGGCTGATGGGACTTCCTAGTTTCCTCACTGAGGTCGCTCAGAAAGAACTGGAGAATCTGGATTCCCGTATTCCTTCATGCAGTGTCATCTACATCCCCCTG ATTGGCTTCCTTCTTTCTATTCCCCGCCTGCCTTCCATGGTGGAGACCAGTGACTTTGAGATTGAGGGTCTGGACTTCATG TTCCTCTCAGAGGAGAAGCTGCACTACCGTAGTGCTCGAACCAAAGAGCTGGATGCATTGCTGGGGGACCTGCACTGCGACATCCGGG ACCAGGAGACTCTGCTGATGCACCAGCTGCAGTGTCAGGTGTTGGCACGGGCGGCTGTCTTGACCCGGGTGTTGGACCTTGCCTCCCGCCTGGATGTCTTGTTGGCTCTCGCCAGTGCCGCTCGGGACTATGGCTACTCAAGGCCCCGTTACTCCCCCCGGCTTCTTGGGGTACGAATTCAGAATGGCAG GCATCCTCTGATGGAACTCTGTGCCCGAACCTTTGTGCCCAACTCCACAGAATGTGGGGGGGACAAAGGGAGGGTCAAAGTCATCACCGGACCCAACTCTTCAGGGAAGAGCATATACCTCAAACAG GTAGGCTTGATCACATTCATGGCCCTGGTGGGCAGCTTTGTGCCAGCAGAGGAAGCCGAAATCGGGGCAGTAGATGCCATCTTCACCCGAATTCACAGCTGCGAATCCATCTCCCTTGGCCTCTCCACCTTCATGATCGACCTCAACCAG GTGGCGAAAGCGGTGAACAATGCCACTGAGCAGTCTCTGGTCCTTATTGATGAATTCGGAAAGGGAACCAACACG GTGGATGGGCTCGCGCTTCTGGCCGCTGTGATCCGACACTGGCTGGCACTTGGACCCACGTGTCCCCACGTCTTCGTGGCCACCAACTTTCTGAGCCTCGTTCAGCTACAGCTGCTGCCACAGGGCCCCCTTGTGCAATATTTG ACCATGGAGACCTGTGAGGATGGGAACGACCTTGTCTTCTTCTATCAAGTGTGCGAAGGTGTTGCCAGTGCCAGCCATGCCTCCCACACAGCTGCCCAGGCTGGGCTTCCTGACAAACTCATTGCTCGTGGCAAGGAG GTCTCAGACTTCATCCGCAGTGGAAAACCCATCCAGCCTGTCAAGGAGCTGCTAAAGGAGAAGCAAATGGAAAA AACTATGGGGAGCCGGGGTCGCAGTGGGCTGCCCCTGGTGCAGGCCCCCTACACGGTTCTGCTGCTGCCACTGGAGACAAGCCACCAAGACCCAGGGGCCCGGAGCTTCTTCCTCTGG ctgcaGAGGATGCAGGCTCTGGAGAGGGAACAGGATGCCCTGTGGCAGGGGCTGGAGCTGCTGGAGCATAGCCAGGCCTGGTATGAGGGCCGCCTGAGGGAAGCCCAACAACAGCAGCTGCGTCTGGGGGCCCTTGGTGAG aattttctaaCAGATTCACACTCAGAGCCTGGCAGCCCCCAGTTAGCCCAGATTCAAAAGGTGAACATCTGTTTGCAGAATCTAATTCAGGGGAAG TTCTCTCCACATCCCTTGAACAAAGATAGTTCCTGCGCCACCCAAGACTGGAAGGGAAGGCCAAGGAAACAGAATTTGTGGCAGCAGCAG gaGCTGACAAGGCAGCAGAAAGGAGTCATTCGCCCAAAGGGGGAGATGGCTCAGCCAGGCTACCCCGAGGGACGGGTGGGCCCTACCCGTGTCTAA